One window of the Bacteroidota bacterium genome contains the following:
- a CDS encoding DUF4373 domain-containing protein: protein MAKDTFYFSHDYNARNDAKIKKLISKHGFLGYGIFWAIIEDLYNNTNVLPTDYESIAFDLRTDHDTILSIINDFDLFVFDGKNFGSLSIQKRIDERNEKSKKARESVLKRWKNKEIDTNVLPTNNDSNTIKERKVKENKIKEIKKKIPFAQSHIFDKVKFKDEFKEWSNTKLNYYYNSALAWSEEGGKKINWVTTIKNWELRDRLEGKEIAQDKNTMPKQPRID, encoded by the coding sequence ATGGCTAAAGACACTTTTTACTTTTCTCACGATTACAATGCTAGGAATGATGCTAAAATAAAAAAGCTGATTTCTAAGCATGGATTTTTGGGCTATGGAATATTTTGGGCAATAATTGAAGACCTTTACAATAATACGAACGTATTACCAACGGATTACGAAAGTATTGCATTCGATTTACGAACAGACCACGATACTATATTGAGTATTATAAACGATTTTGATTTGTTTGTATTTGATGGAAAAAATTTTGGCAGTCTATCTATTCAAAAAAGGATTGACGAAAGAAATGAAAAAAGCAAAAAGGCAAGAGAGTCGGTTCTTAAGAGATGGAAGAATAAGGAAATCGATACGAACGTATTACCAACGAATAACGATAGTAATACTATAAAGGAAAGGAAAGTAAAGGAAAATAAAATAAAGGAAATAAAGAAAAAGATTCCTTTTGCCCAAAGCCATATTTTTGATAAAGTAAAATTTAAGGACGAATTCAAAGAATGGAGCAATACAAAACTTAACTACTATTATAATTCAGCTTTAGCATGGAGTGAGGAAGGTGGTAAAAAAATCAATTGGGTAACAACGATTAAGAATTGGGAGTTAAGAGATAGGCTAGAAGGAAAGGAAATTGCACAGGATAAAAATACAATGCCAAAACAACCTAGAATAGACTAA
- a CDS encoding GIY-YIG nuclease family protein, translated as MNIQKAQEVMMNELTHSLYLFYKSKIKFLIISQPDLASNYKMQFDNFLNQMHRKKGKIYFAITSDQNKEIEIIGNANDLKFIWSLKSDKSSSFEIHFIQKHKTIFNSGFLTSKIKKTFGYVYLLKSEYGYKVGCSAKLNERINRFGVLLPFKFSVDSIIKCSDYMNTEKIIHNIFSNKRLNGEWFNLSESDLNELDIILSNMSLKREEFFNG; from the coding sequence ATGAACATACAAAAAGCCCAAGAGGTAATGATGAACGAATTAACGCATTCGTTGTATCTTTTTTACAAAAGCAAAATAAAGTTTTTAATTATATCGCAGCCTGACTTAGCTAGTAACTACAAAATGCAATTTGATAACTTTTTAAACCAAATGCACAGGAAAAAAGGGAAAATTTACTTTGCAATAACTTCAGACCAAAATAAAGAGATTGAGATTATAGGAAATGCAAATGATTTAAAATTTATTTGGTCTTTAAAATCAGATAAGTCTAGTTCTTTTGAAATTCATTTTATCCAAAAACACAAAACAATTTTCAATAGTGGATTTCTTACAAGTAAGATAAAGAAAACATTTGGTTATGTTTATTTACTAAAATCAGAATACGGCTATAAGGTTGGATGTAGTGCCAAACTAAACGAAAGAATTAATAGATTTGGCGTGTTGCTTCCATTTAAATTTAGCGTTGACAGTATAATAAAATGTTCAGACTATATGAATACCGAAAAAATAATTCATAATATTTTTTCAAATAAAAGACTTAATGGCGAGTGGTTTAATTTAAGCGAATCAGACCTAAATGAACTTGACATAATTTTATCTAATATGAGTTTAAAAAGAGAGGAGTTTTTTAATGGCTAA